The Gemmatimonadota bacterium DNA window GAAGAGGTGTCGGCCACGGTCTTCAAGGACTCCTGTCTCCAGCTGCTGGACCGCGTCCAGCAGACCCGGGAGGAGATCGTGGTCACCAAGTACGGTCGGCCGGTGGCGAAGCTCGTGGCCTTCGACGAGGAGGCTCCCGGTCTCTTCGGGTATCTCTCGGGCTCGGTCACCATCCAGGGCGACATCGTGGCCCCCCTCGGGGAGCCCTGGCATGCCGAAGCCTGAGGCGTCGGCCCGGCCGCTGGTGCTCGTCTGACTCCGGAGATCGCGCTGGAGAGCGCGCGCCTTCCC harbors:
- a CDS encoding type II toxin-antitoxin system prevent-host-death family antitoxin is translated as MGKPRRTVLKYAQSRKAAEEVSATVFKDSCLQLLDRVQQTREEIVVTKYGRPVAKLVAFDEEAPGLFGYLSGSVTIQGDIVAPLGEPWHAEA